In Coregonus clupeaformis isolate EN_2021a unplaced genomic scaffold, ASM2061545v1 scaf0595, whole genome shotgun sequence, one genomic interval encodes:
- the LOC121551519 gene encoding gastrula zinc finger protein XlCGF57.1 isoform X2, giving the protein MDQDRASPSPSTLLESPGHNSPGRALLLGLKRVSVWLVDCRKTPGQSGTVREGHEEGDGDLISSRDTPNRRSLSGRGLSSGAPQPHHVADQTEKSLSRSEHLKKHQQRHTRKKPNHWSSDCGKSFRSRIGVIIQQRINNGEKPYCCSHCGKSFTASQTLKCHQRIHTGERPYPCVDCGKWFAFLRALNIHKLTHTGEKPYSCDQCGKSFAQSGQLTIHQRIHTGEKPYSCDQCGKSFSQSGSLNSHQRIHTGEKSYSCDQCGKSFSRSIHLTIHQRIHTGEKPYSCDQCGKSFSQSGSLNSHQRIHTGEKPYSCGQCGKSFAFSGELTRHLRSHTGEKPYSCGQCGKSFAFSEELTRHLRTHTGEKPYSCDQCGKSFACCAQLTRHLRTHTGEKPYSCGQCGKSFSHLWNLNSHQRTHTGEKPYSCDQCGKSFRQLGNLNSHLQTHTGVKPYSCDQCGKSFSHSGSLNSHQRTHTGEKPYSCDQCGKSFACSAQLTRHLRTHTGEKPYCCDQCGKSFSQLGNLNSHQRTHTGVKPYSCDQCGKSFSHSGNLNSHQRTHTGEKP; this is encoded by the exons GACAGAGCTAGCCCATCCCCCTCCACCCTGCTGGAGTCCCCTGGTCACAACTCTCCTGGTAGAgccttactgctgggtctgaagagggtgtctgtgtggctggtcgactgcaggaaaacaccagGGCAGAGTGGAACTGTAAGAGAAGGACACGAGGAGGGTGATGGAGATTTGATTTCATCAA GGGACACCCCAAACCGTCGTTCTCTCAGTGggaggggcttatcatctggggcGCCTCAACCACATCATGTTGCTGACCAGACAGAGAAAAGTCTCTCCAGATCCGAAcatctcaagaaacaccagcagagacatACAAGGAAGAAACCTAACCACTGGtcttctgactgtgggaagagtttcagaaGCCGGATTGGAGTCATAATTCAACAGCGGATTAACAACGGAGAGAAACCGTACTGCTGCTCtcattgtgggaagagtttcactgCCTCTCAAACCTTAAAATGCCATCAGAGAATTCATACAGGGGAGAGGCCTTACCCCTGCGTTGATTGTGGGAAATGGTTTGCTTTTTTGAGAGCTCTAAACATACACAAGctgacacacactggagagaaaccttatagctgtgatcagtgtgggaagagctttgctcaATCAGGCCAGCTGACTatacaccagcgcatacacacaggagagaagccttatagctgtgatcagtgtgggaagagcttcagtcaaTCAGGGAGCCTGAATTCACACCAGcgaatacacactggagagaaatcttatagctgtgatcagtgtgggaagagcttttcTCGATCAATACATCTGACTatacaccagcgcatacacacaggagagaagccttatagctgtgatcagtgtgggaagagcttcagtcaaTCAGGGAGCCTGAATTCACACCAGcgaatacacactggagagaagccttatagctgtggtcagtgtggaaagagctttGCTTTCTCAGGAGAGCTGACTAGACACCTGCgatcacacacaggagagaagccttatagctgtggtcagtgtggaaagagctttGCTTTCTCAGAAGAGCTGACTAGacacctgcgaacacacacaggagagaagccttatagctgtgatcagtgtggaaagagctttGCTTGCTGTGCACAGCTGACTAGACACCtgcgaacacacactggagagaagccttatagctgtggtcagtgtgggaagagcttcagtcaTTTATGGAATCTGAATTCACACcagcgaacacacactggagagaagccttatagctgtgatcagtgtgggaagagcttcaggcAATTAGGGAATCTGAATTCACAcctgcaaacacacactggagtgaagccttatagctgtgatcagtgtgggaagagcttcagtcaTTCAGGGAGTCTGAATTCACACCAGCGaacacatacaggagagaaaccttatagctgtgatcagtgtgggaagagctttgcttgCTCTGCACAGCTGACTAGACACCtgcgaacacacactggagagaagccttattgctgtgatcagtgtgggaagagcttcagtcaaTTAGGGAATCTGAATTCACACcagcgaacacacactggagtgaagccttatagctgtgatcagtgtgggaagagcttcagtcaTTCAGGGAATCTGAATTCACACcagcgaacacacactggagagaagccttag